A region from the Lytechinus variegatus isolate NC3 chromosome 6, Lvar_3.0, whole genome shotgun sequence genome encodes:
- the LOC121416777 gene encoding uncharacterized protein LOC121416777, which produces MATDGGITDDLLCKLAKNIETDEQMEALARELGFEQAAINRYTSTNRLEGRVTCKGTRGMLFDWRQTVEPYTHYPRLKQALIDADLVMLAETYLKETLNTPDIYSEKISDSLTVGKCRTILEDIYSNRLCKIQMKPWDKDDYAEFKGMHTVVTMVKKDARGRDIKEKEILQGSVGKIFSAKVNGKFPSRILISAPAGRGKTTAVAKMAYDWVHREEGSGLEDLPLLFVVKFRNTSHSTSIGEAIISQLLSDVDDLTPEGLESFIRQHQGMCHIILDGLDEYAGISSSSNIMSILRWKMLMQCRVLVTTRPHLEDVFGKEDLPRVYTTMEIEGFSRKSTRDYIDRFFTSVQKPKKANGLKCYLDEQPLIEELVKTPLFCLMVCHLWSEDILHSETSTQTAILDKVNVFFMHHANERTDGLFTPETLDEIIHKLGKVALTGLLNDSKKLVFTPRDFQKIPSALDMACELGIVSKTTVSNACLPRTNKTNSTTIEFYHKLAQEHAAGTFLADKTSHLQLNWKISKLDQVLRKIKRNIGEYENLIRFAAGTKNGLCIRIMETLLTNKYLSESERYRILLDCSSESGVSDGNVSSLVQRCVTSQSILLKSPTVYTAVGMQNLPSELKQKVLNVKFEHSVLTTVVTDGLWGSLKSFPMLTSLTISDTSIDFPLSPPELPSIRSLSVEKVTSQCLKSVISSLTGLTDMYIEDAEGDIAQIASALRRTGGQKLKRIIIRNTPSSFPLLKSPFQSDTEGEPRLLFDKNSTLTLHEAKLFENKGPVEVLESFAFLAQLVKLKLE; this is translated from the exons ATGGCGACTGACGGGGGTATTACCGATGATCTTCTCTGTAAGCTAGCTAAAAACATCGAGACGGATGAACAGATGGAGGCATTGGCACGGGAACTCGGATTCGAACAAGCAGCCATCAATAGATATACATCGACCAACAGACTCGAAGGAAGGGTCACGTGCAAGGGAACACGTGGCATGCTGTTTGACTGGAGACAGACCGTGGAGCCATACACTCATTATCCGAGGCTGAAACAAGCTCTTATTGATGCTGATCTAGTCATGCTTGCTGAAACTTATCTCAAAGAGACATTGAATACCCCAG ATATATACAGTGAGAAGATTTCGGATTCTCTGACTGTTGGAAAATGTCGCACAATCTTGGAGGATATATATTCGAATCGACTTTGCAAAATTCAAATGAAACCTTGGGACAAAGATGATTATGCAGAGTTCAAGGGAATGCACACcgttgttaccatggtaaagAAGGACGCTCGAGGAagagatattaaagaaaaagaaatactgcAAGGCTCtgttggaaaaatattttcagcaaaagTAAACGGAAAGTTTCCATCTCGAATCCTTATTTCGGCACCAGCTGGAAGAGGAAAGACGACAGCTGTCGCTAAGATGGCATATGACTGGGTTCACAGAGAGGAGGGGTCAGGATTAGAAGACTTGCCACTTTTGTTCGTAGTCAAGTTTCGAAACACAAGTCACAGTACATCGATCGGAGAAGCAATCATATCACAACTCCTGAGTGATGTTGACGATCTGACGCCAGAGGGGCTAGAAAGTTTCATCAGACAGCATCAGGGAATGTGTCACATTATACTAGATGGGCTCGATGAGTATGCCGGTATCTCTTCCTCAAGTAATATCATGAGCATTCTTCGCTGGAAAATGCTTATGCAATGTCGAGTTCTTGTAACAACTCGACCTCACCTAGAAGACGTTTTCGGTAAAGAAGATCTACCGAGGGTGTACACAACGATGGAAATCGAAGGTTTCTCAAGAAAGAGCACACGTGATTACATTGACAGGTTCTTTACTTCAGTTCAGAAACCTAAGAAAGCAAATGGTCTGAAATGTTACCTCGATGAACAACCACTTATTGAGGAACTAGTCAAAACCCCACTATTTTGCCTCATGGTTTGTCATTTATGGTCTGAAGATATACTCCACAGTGAGACTTCAACCCAGACAGCAATACTCGACAAAGTAAACGTTTTTTTTATGCACCACGCAAATGAACGAACGGATGGATTATTCACGCCTGAAACTCTAGACGAAATTATCCACAAACTGGGTAAAGTTGCTCTCACTGGTCTTCTTAATGATTCTAAGAAGCTAGTATTTACGCCTCGTGATTTTCAGAAGATTCCCTCTGCCCTTGATATGGCTTGTGAGCTAGGGATAGTATCTAAGACAACTGTATCAAACGCTTGCCTTCCTCGAACTAACAAAACAAATTCTACTACTATAGAATTTTATCACAAACTTGCCCAAGAACACGCAGCCGGAACGTTCCTCGCTGATAAAACAAGCCATTTGCAGCTGAATTGGAAGATCTCTAAGTTAGACCAAGTGCTGAGAAAGATTAAAAGAAACATTGGTGAATATGAAAATCTAATTCGTTTTGCTGCTGGCACAAAAAACGGCCTCTGCATTCGAATAATGGAGACGCTTCTGacaaacaaatatttatcaGAGAGTGAGCGTTATCGTATTCTCTTAGATTGTTCGTCCGAGTCAGGGGTTAGCGATGGAAATGTGTCATCACTGGTGCAAAGGTGTGTGACATCACAAAGTATTCTTTTGAAGTCACCGACAGTCTACACTGCTGTTGGGATGCAAAATCTTCCAAGTGAGCTGAAACAGAAG GTTCTTAATGTGAAATTCGAGCATTCTGTTCTGACAACCGTTGTGACAGATGGATTATGGGGATCCCTTAAATCATTTCCGATGCTAACTTCTCTCACCATCTCAGACACATCTATCGATTTCCCTCTATCTCCTCCTGAGCTACCATCCATCAGAAGTTTATCAGTTGAGaaagtgacgtcacaatgctTGAAAAGCGTAATTTCATCGCTCACTGGTTTGACGGACATGTATATTGAGGATGCAGAGGGGGACATAGCCCAGATCGCATCTGCTCTTCGTCGGACTGGAGGACAGAAGCTCAAACGAATAATTATTCGCAACACTCCGTCATCATTCCCGTTACTTAAGAGTCCTTTCCAGAGTGACACAGAGGGAGAACCGAGGCTGCTATTCGACAAAAATAGTACGCTTACATTGCACGAAGCTAAACTTTTCGAAAACAAAGGTCCTGTTGAAGTCCTCGAGTCGTTTGCATTTTTGGCACAATTGGTTAAACTTAAACTAGAGTGA